The proteins below come from a single Miscanthus floridulus cultivar M001 chromosome 1, ASM1932011v1, whole genome shotgun sequence genomic window:
- the LOC136547959 gene encoding LIM domain-containing protein HDR3-like isoform X3, translating into MAYSSRSCGRCNHERRSGFTKWLCNFLKGPKPGEPNRRRPQVTAGEEEDALWHQRPVRPKNDPPRNDNEELDRAIAESLAEDVKPPKEKNHKGDNNDENLARAIQDSLNMNPYTPYNPYAPSQAQPRGHRLATLTSPFHHTPRLYCTKTAQRRQCRCCRVCGGCKHEIGHGHYLSCMGIYWHPQCFRCISCGHPIRETEFTLLGTDPYHKLCYKELHHPKCDVCLQFIPTNRSGLIEYRAHPFWGQKYCPLHEHDRTPRCCSCEKMEPRNTKYMSLGDGRSLCMECLGSAVMDTGECQPLYHSIRDYYEGMNMKLDQQIPMLLVERQALNEAMEGESRGPHHMPETRGLCLSEEQTVSSILRRPRIGGNRLLDMRTQPRKLTRRCEVTAILVLYGLPRLLTGSILAHELMHGWLRLKGYRDLNVKVEEGICQVMSYLWLESEILPSSSRHAQPSSSYASSSSSSYPPTSSKKGGISHTEKKLGEFFMHQIANDTSTAYGDGFRTAYAAVNKYGLRQTLNHIRLTGGFPV; encoded by the exons ATGGCGTACTCCTCGCGGTCTTGTGGTCGGTGCAACCACG AGAGGAGATCCGGTTTCACGAAGTGGCTCTGCAATTTCCTGAAGGGACCGAAGCCCGGCGAACCGAACCGCCGGCGGCCCCAGGTGACGGCCGGAGAAGAGGAGGACGCGCTTTGGCACCAACGACCAGTTAGACCAAag AATGATCCACCTAGAAATGACAATGAAGAATTGGACCGTGCAATTGCAGAGTCTCTTGCAGAGGATGTCAAACCCCCCAAAG AGAAAAACCATAAGGGAGACAACAACGACGAAAATCTTGCAAGAGCCATACAGGACagtctcaacatgaacccttacACGCCTTATAACCCCTATGCTCCCTCTCAGGCCCAACCTAGAGGGCACAGGCTAGCCACTCTCACATCACCATTTCATCATACACCTCGTCTCTATTGCACCAAAACAGCTCAACGCCGTCAATGTCGATGCTGCAGGGTATGCGGAGGCTGCAAGCATGAGATAGGGCATGGCCATTACTTGAGCTGCATGGGAATTTACTGGCACCCTCAGTGCTTCCGCTGCATCTCCTGCGGTCACCCTATCCGTGAGACCGAG TTCACCTTGCTGGGTACAGATCCATACCACAAGTTGTGCTACAAGGAGCTGCATCATCCAAAATGTGACGTCTGCCTTCAGTTT ATCCCAACGAACAGGAGTGGCTTGATAGAGTACCGAGCCCATCCATTCTGGGGCCAGAAGTATTGCCCTTTGCATGAGCATGACAGGACGCCACGTTGCTGCAGCTGTGAGAAAATGGAG CCAAGGAACACAAAGTATATGTCATTGGGAGACGGCCGCAGCCTGTGCATGGAATGCCTGGGATCTGCAGTCATGGACACCGGTGAATGCCAACCCCTGTACCATTCTATCAGAGACTACTATGAGGGGATGAACATGAAACTGGACCAGCAGATACCCATGCTCTTGGTTGAACGGCAAGCGCTTAACGAAGCCATGGAAGGAGAGAGTAGA GGCCCACACCACATGCCTGAAACAAGGGGCCTATGTCTGTCGGAGGAGCAGACTGTGAGCAGT ATACTTAGGAGGCCCAGAATTGGTGGAAACCGATTACTAGACATGAGAACTCAGCCACGAAAGCTGACTAGGAGATGTGAAGTTACTGCAATACTTGTCTTGTATGGCCTCCCCAG GCTACTAACAGGCTCCATCCTCGCCCATGAACTGATGCACGGGTGGTTGCGCCTCAAAG GTTACCGAGACCTAAACGTGAAGGTTGAAGAAGGTATATGCCAGGTCATGTCTTACCTGTGGCTGGAATCAGAGATTCTTCCGTCATCCTCAAGGCACGCGCAGCCTTCATCATCttatgcctcgtcctcctcttcgtCTTATCCACCAACATCGTCCAAGAAAGGGGGAATATCTCATACTGAGAAGAAGCTGGGCGAGTTCTTCATGCACCAGATTGCCAATGACACATCAACGGCCTATGGTGACGGTTTCAGAACTGCGTATGCTGCCGTCAACAAGTATGGCCTTCGCCAAACACTGAACCATATACGCCTAACAGGAGGCTTCCCTGTATAA
- the LOC136547959 gene encoding LIM domain-containing protein HDR3-like isoform X5 codes for MAYSSRSCGRCNHERRSGFTKWLCNFLKGPKPGEPNRRRPQVTAGEEEDALWHQRPVRPKNDPPRNDNEELDRAIAESLAEDVKPPKEKNHKGDNNDENLARAIQDSLNMNPYTPYNPYAPSQAQPRGHRVCGGCKHEIGHGHYLSCMGIYWHPQCFRCISCGHPIRETEFTLLGTDPYHKLCYKELHHPKCDVCLQFIPTNRSGLIEYRAHPFWGQKYCPLHEHDRTPRCCSCEKMEPRNTKYMSLGDGRSLCMECLGSAVMDTGECQPLYHSIRDYYEGMNMKLDQQIPMLLVERQALNEAMEGESRGPHHMPETRGLCLSEEQTVSSILRRPRIGGNRLLDMRTQPRKLTRRCEVTAILVLYGLPRLLTGSILAHELMHGWLRLKGYRDLNVKVEEGICQVMSYLWLESEILPSSSRHAQPSSSYASSSSSSYPPTSSKKGGISHTEKKLGEFFMHQIANDTSTAYGDGFRTAYAAVNKYGLRQTLNHIRLTGGFPV; via the exons ATGGCGTACTCCTCGCGGTCTTGTGGTCGGTGCAACCACG AGAGGAGATCCGGTTTCACGAAGTGGCTCTGCAATTTCCTGAAGGGACCGAAGCCCGGCGAACCGAACCGCCGGCGGCCCCAGGTGACGGCCGGAGAAGAGGAGGACGCGCTTTGGCACCAACGACCAGTTAGACCAAag AATGATCCACCTAGAAATGACAATGAAGAATTGGACCGTGCAATTGCAGAGTCTCTTGCAGAGGATGTCAAACCCCCCAAAG AGAAAAACCATAAGGGAGACAACAACGACGAAAATCTTGCAAGAGCCATACAGGACagtctcaacatgaacccttacACGCCTTATAACCCCTATGCTCCCTCTCAGGCCCAACCTAGAGGGCACAG GGTATGCGGAGGCTGCAAGCATGAGATAGGGCATGGCCATTACTTGAGCTGCATGGGAATTTACTGGCACCCTCAGTGCTTCCGCTGCATCTCCTGCGGTCACCCTATCCGTGAGACCGAG TTCACCTTGCTGGGTACAGATCCATACCACAAGTTGTGCTACAAGGAGCTGCATCATCCAAAATGTGACGTCTGCCTTCAGTTT ATCCCAACGAACAGGAGTGGCTTGATAGAGTACCGAGCCCATCCATTCTGGGGCCAGAAGTATTGCCCTTTGCATGAGCATGACAGGACGCCACGTTGCTGCAGCTGTGAGAAAATGGAG CCAAGGAACACAAAGTATATGTCATTGGGAGACGGCCGCAGCCTGTGCATGGAATGCCTGGGATCTGCAGTCATGGACACCGGTGAATGCCAACCCCTGTACCATTCTATCAGAGACTACTATGAGGGGATGAACATGAAACTGGACCAGCAGATACCCATGCTCTTGGTTGAACGGCAAGCGCTTAACGAAGCCATGGAAGGAGAGAGTAGA GGCCCACACCACATGCCTGAAACAAGGGGCCTATGTCTGTCGGAGGAGCAGACTGTGAGCAGT ATACTTAGGAGGCCCAGAATTGGTGGAAACCGATTACTAGACATGAGAACTCAGCCACGAAAGCTGACTAGGAGATGTGAAGTTACTGCAATACTTGTCTTGTATGGCCTCCCCAG GCTACTAACAGGCTCCATCCTCGCCCATGAACTGATGCACGGGTGGTTGCGCCTCAAAG GTTACCGAGACCTAAACGTGAAGGTTGAAGAAGGTATATGCCAGGTCATGTCTTACCTGTGGCTGGAATCAGAGATTCTTCCGTCATCCTCAAGGCACGCGCAGCCTTCATCATCttatgcctcgtcctcctcttcgtCTTATCCACCAACATCGTCCAAGAAAGGGGGAATATCTCATACTGAGAAGAAGCTGGGCGAGTTCTTCATGCACCAGATTGCCAATGACACATCAACGGCCTATGGTGACGGTTTCAGAACTGCGTATGCTGCCGTCAACAAGTATGGCCTTCGCCAAACACTGAACCATATACGCCTAACAGGAGGCTTCCCTGTATAA
- the LOC136547959 gene encoding LIM domain-containing protein HDR3-like isoform X1, with protein sequence MLTQAISYGVVSMCLLLLSSAERRSGFTKWLCNFLKGPKPGEPNRRRPQVTAGEEEDALWHQRPVRPKNDPPRNDNEELDRAIAESLAEDVKPPKEKNHKGDNNDENLARAIQDSLNMNPYTPYNPYAPSQAQPRGHRLATLTSPFHHTPRLYCTKTAQRRQCRCCRVCGGCKHEIGHGHYLSCMGIYWHPQCFRCISCGHPIRETEFTLLGTDPYHKLCYKELHHPKCDVCLQFIPTNRSGLIEYRAHPFWGQKYCPLHEHDRTPRCCSCEKMEPRNTKYMSLGDGRSLCMECLGSAVMDTGECQPLYHSIRDYYEGMNMKLDQQIPMLLVERQALNEAMEGESRGPHHMPETRGLCLSEEQTVSSILRRPRIGGNRLLDMRTQPRKLTRRCEVTAILVLYGLPRLLTGSILAHELMHGWLRLKGYRDLNVKVEEGICQVMSYLWLESEILPSSSRHAQPSSSYASSSSSSYPPTSSKKGGISHTEKKLGEFFMHQIANDTSTAYGDGFRTAYAAVNKYGLRQTLNHIRLTGGFPV encoded by the exons ATGCTAACCCAAGCAATTTCGTACGGTGTTGTATCCATGTGCTTGTTGCTCTTGTCCAGTGCAG AGAGGAGATCCGGTTTCACGAAGTGGCTCTGCAATTTCCTGAAGGGACCGAAGCCCGGCGAACCGAACCGCCGGCGGCCCCAGGTGACGGCCGGAGAAGAGGAGGACGCGCTTTGGCACCAACGACCAGTTAGACCAAag AATGATCCACCTAGAAATGACAATGAAGAATTGGACCGTGCAATTGCAGAGTCTCTTGCAGAGGATGTCAAACCCCCCAAAG AGAAAAACCATAAGGGAGACAACAACGACGAAAATCTTGCAAGAGCCATACAGGACagtctcaacatgaacccttacACGCCTTATAACCCCTATGCTCCCTCTCAGGCCCAACCTAGAGGGCACAGGCTAGCCACTCTCACATCACCATTTCATCATACACCTCGTCTCTATTGCACCAAAACAGCTCAACGCCGTCAATGTCGATGCTGCAGGGTATGCGGAGGCTGCAAGCATGAGATAGGGCATGGCCATTACTTGAGCTGCATGGGAATTTACTGGCACCCTCAGTGCTTCCGCTGCATCTCCTGCGGTCACCCTATCCGTGAGACCGAG TTCACCTTGCTGGGTACAGATCCATACCACAAGTTGTGCTACAAGGAGCTGCATCATCCAAAATGTGACGTCTGCCTTCAGTTT ATCCCAACGAACAGGAGTGGCTTGATAGAGTACCGAGCCCATCCATTCTGGGGCCAGAAGTATTGCCCTTTGCATGAGCATGACAGGACGCCACGTTGCTGCAGCTGTGAGAAAATGGAG CCAAGGAACACAAAGTATATGTCATTGGGAGACGGCCGCAGCCTGTGCATGGAATGCCTGGGATCTGCAGTCATGGACACCGGTGAATGCCAACCCCTGTACCATTCTATCAGAGACTACTATGAGGGGATGAACATGAAACTGGACCAGCAGATACCCATGCTCTTGGTTGAACGGCAAGCGCTTAACGAAGCCATGGAAGGAGAGAGTAGA GGCCCACACCACATGCCTGAAACAAGGGGCCTATGTCTGTCGGAGGAGCAGACTGTGAGCAGT ATACTTAGGAGGCCCAGAATTGGTGGAAACCGATTACTAGACATGAGAACTCAGCCACGAAAGCTGACTAGGAGATGTGAAGTTACTGCAATACTTGTCTTGTATGGCCTCCCCAG GCTACTAACAGGCTCCATCCTCGCCCATGAACTGATGCACGGGTGGTTGCGCCTCAAAG GTTACCGAGACCTAAACGTGAAGGTTGAAGAAGGTATATGCCAGGTCATGTCTTACCTGTGGCTGGAATCAGAGATTCTTCCGTCATCCTCAAGGCACGCGCAGCCTTCATCATCttatgcctcgtcctcctcttcgtCTTATCCACCAACATCGTCCAAGAAAGGGGGAATATCTCATACTGAGAAGAAGCTGGGCGAGTTCTTCATGCACCAGATTGCCAATGACACATCAACGGCCTATGGTGACGGTTTCAGAACTGCGTATGCTGCCGTCAACAAGTATGGCCTTCGCCAAACACTGAACCATATACGCCTAACAGGAGGCTTCCCTGTATAA
- the LOC136547959 gene encoding LIM domain-containing protein HDR3-like isoform X4 has protein sequence MLTQAISYGVVSMCLLLLSSAERRSGFTKWLCNFLKGPKPGEPNRRRPQVTAGEEEDALWHQRPVRPKNDPPRNDNEELDRAIAESLAEDVKPPKEKNHKGDNNDENLARAIQDSLNMNPYTPYNPYAPSQAQPRGHRVCGGCKHEIGHGHYLSCMGIYWHPQCFRCISCGHPIRETEFTLLGTDPYHKLCYKELHHPKCDVCLQFIPTNRSGLIEYRAHPFWGQKYCPLHEHDRTPRCCSCEKMEPRNTKYMSLGDGRSLCMECLGSAVMDTGECQPLYHSIRDYYEGMNMKLDQQIPMLLVERQALNEAMEGESRGPHHMPETRGLCLSEEQTVSSILRRPRIGGNRLLDMRTQPRKLTRRCEVTAILVLYGLPRLLTGSILAHELMHGWLRLKGYRDLNVKVEEGICQVMSYLWLESEILPSSSRHAQPSSSYASSSSSSYPPTSSKKGGISHTEKKLGEFFMHQIANDTSTAYGDGFRTAYAAVNKYGLRQTLNHIRLTGGFPV, from the exons ATGCTAACCCAAGCAATTTCGTACGGTGTTGTATCCATGTGCTTGTTGCTCTTGTCCAGTGCAG AGAGGAGATCCGGTTTCACGAAGTGGCTCTGCAATTTCCTGAAGGGACCGAAGCCCGGCGAACCGAACCGCCGGCGGCCCCAGGTGACGGCCGGAGAAGAGGAGGACGCGCTTTGGCACCAACGACCAGTTAGACCAAag AATGATCCACCTAGAAATGACAATGAAGAATTGGACCGTGCAATTGCAGAGTCTCTTGCAGAGGATGTCAAACCCCCCAAAG AGAAAAACCATAAGGGAGACAACAACGACGAAAATCTTGCAAGAGCCATACAGGACagtctcaacatgaacccttacACGCCTTATAACCCCTATGCTCCCTCTCAGGCCCAACCTAGAGGGCACAG GGTATGCGGAGGCTGCAAGCATGAGATAGGGCATGGCCATTACTTGAGCTGCATGGGAATTTACTGGCACCCTCAGTGCTTCCGCTGCATCTCCTGCGGTCACCCTATCCGTGAGACCGAG TTCACCTTGCTGGGTACAGATCCATACCACAAGTTGTGCTACAAGGAGCTGCATCATCCAAAATGTGACGTCTGCCTTCAGTTT ATCCCAACGAACAGGAGTGGCTTGATAGAGTACCGAGCCCATCCATTCTGGGGCCAGAAGTATTGCCCTTTGCATGAGCATGACAGGACGCCACGTTGCTGCAGCTGTGAGAAAATGGAG CCAAGGAACACAAAGTATATGTCATTGGGAGACGGCCGCAGCCTGTGCATGGAATGCCTGGGATCTGCAGTCATGGACACCGGTGAATGCCAACCCCTGTACCATTCTATCAGAGACTACTATGAGGGGATGAACATGAAACTGGACCAGCAGATACCCATGCTCTTGGTTGAACGGCAAGCGCTTAACGAAGCCATGGAAGGAGAGAGTAGA GGCCCACACCACATGCCTGAAACAAGGGGCCTATGTCTGTCGGAGGAGCAGACTGTGAGCAGT ATACTTAGGAGGCCCAGAATTGGTGGAAACCGATTACTAGACATGAGAACTCAGCCACGAAAGCTGACTAGGAGATGTGAAGTTACTGCAATACTTGTCTTGTATGGCCTCCCCAG GCTACTAACAGGCTCCATCCTCGCCCATGAACTGATGCACGGGTGGTTGCGCCTCAAAG GTTACCGAGACCTAAACGTGAAGGTTGAAGAAGGTATATGCCAGGTCATGTCTTACCTGTGGCTGGAATCAGAGATTCTTCCGTCATCCTCAAGGCACGCGCAGCCTTCATCATCttatgcctcgtcctcctcttcgtCTTATCCACCAACATCGTCCAAGAAAGGGGGAATATCTCATACTGAGAAGAAGCTGGGCGAGTTCTTCATGCACCAGATTGCCAATGACACATCAACGGCCTATGGTGACGGTTTCAGAACTGCGTATGCTGCCGTCAACAAGTATGGCCTTCGCCAAACACTGAACCATATACGCCTAACAGGAGGCTTCCCTGTATAA
- the LOC136547959 gene encoding LIM domain-containing protein HDR3-like isoform X2 has translation MLMSLHTERRSGFTKWLCNFLKGPKPGEPNRRRPQVTAGEEEDALWHQRPVRPKNDPPRNDNEELDRAIAESLAEDVKPPKEKNHKGDNNDENLARAIQDSLNMNPYTPYNPYAPSQAQPRGHRVCGGCKHEIGHGHYLSCMGIYWHPQCFRCISCGHPIRETEFTLLGTDPYHKLCYKELHHPKCDVCLQFVRLPRNLNDLHCRLINCMCISISTVCQCKKLILFVFLQIPTNRSGLIEYRAHPFWGQKYCPLHEHDRTPRCCSCEKMEPRNTKYMSLGDGRSLCMECLGSAVMDTGECQPLYHSIRDYYEGMNMKLDQQIPMLLVERQALNEAMEGESRGPHHMPETRGLCLSEEQTVSSILRRPRIGGNRLLDMRTQPRKLTRRCEVTAILVLYGLPRLLTGSILAHELMHGWLRLKGYRDLNVKVEEGICQVMSYLWLESEILPSSSRHAQPSSSYASSSSSSYPPTSSKKGGISHTEKKLGEFFMHQIANDTSTAYGDGFRTAYAAVNKYGLRQTLNHIRLTGGFPV, from the exons ATGTTAATGTCGCTGCACACAGAGAGGAGATCCGGTTTCACGAAGTGGCTCTGCAATTTCCTGAAGGGACCGAAGCCCGGCGAACCGAACCGCCGGCGGCCCCAGGTGACGGCCGGAGAAGAGGAGGACGCGCTTTGGCACCAACGACCAGTTAGACCAAag AATGATCCACCTAGAAATGACAATGAAGAATTGGACCGTGCAATTGCAGAGTCTCTTGCAGAGGATGTCAAACCCCCCAAAG AGAAAAACCATAAGGGAGACAACAACGACGAAAATCTTGCAAGAGCCATACAGGACagtctcaacatgaacccttacACGCCTTATAACCCCTATGCTCCCTCTCAGGCCCAACCTAGAGGGCACAG GGTATGCGGAGGCTGCAAGCATGAGATAGGGCATGGCCATTACTTGAGCTGCATGGGAATTTACTGGCACCCTCAGTGCTTCCGCTGCATCTCCTGCGGTCACCCTATCCGTGAGACCGAG TTCACCTTGCTGGGTACAGATCCATACCACAAGTTGTGCTACAAGGAGCTGCATCATCCAAAATGTGACGTCTGCCTTCAGTTTGTAAGGCTTCCTCGGAACCTGAATGATCTGCACTGCAGACTGATAAACTGCATGTGCATTAGTATTTCTACAGTTTGTCAGTGCAAGAAACTCATTCTTTTTGTGTTTCTGCAGATCCCAACGAACAGGAGTGGCTTGATAGAGTACCGAGCCCATCCATTCTGGGGCCAGAAGTATTGCCCTTTGCATGAGCATGACAGGACGCCACGTTGCTGCAGCTGTGAGAAAATGGAG CCAAGGAACACAAAGTATATGTCATTGGGAGACGGCCGCAGCCTGTGCATGGAATGCCTGGGATCTGCAGTCATGGACACCGGTGAATGCCAACCCCTGTACCATTCTATCAGAGACTACTATGAGGGGATGAACATGAAACTGGACCAGCAGATACCCATGCTCTTGGTTGAACGGCAAGCGCTTAACGAAGCCATGGAAGGAGAGAGTAGA GGCCCACACCACATGCCTGAAACAAGGGGCCTATGTCTGTCGGAGGAGCAGACTGTGAGCAGT ATACTTAGGAGGCCCAGAATTGGTGGAAACCGATTACTAGACATGAGAACTCAGCCACGAAAGCTGACTAGGAGATGTGAAGTTACTGCAATACTTGTCTTGTATGGCCTCCCCAG GCTACTAACAGGCTCCATCCTCGCCCATGAACTGATGCACGGGTGGTTGCGCCTCAAAG GTTACCGAGACCTAAACGTGAAGGTTGAAGAAGGTATATGCCAGGTCATGTCTTACCTGTGGCTGGAATCAGAGATTCTTCCGTCATCCTCAAGGCACGCGCAGCCTTCATCATCttatgcctcgtcctcctcttcgtCTTATCCACCAACATCGTCCAAGAAAGGGGGAATATCTCATACTGAGAAGAAGCTGGGCGAGTTCTTCATGCACCAGATTGCCAATGACACATCAACGGCCTATGGTGACGGTTTCAGAACTGCGTATGCTGCCGTCAACAAGTATGGCCTTCGCCAAACACTGAACCATATACGCCTAACAGGAGGCTTCCCTGTATAA
- the LOC136501927 gene encoding uncharacterized protein, which yields MQTEARVGMAAATMDGSGAAAAAARRYTTQQQQAQAQLQHHQPQLGTMPHLLAGGVAGAVSKTCTAPLARLTILFQVQGMHSDVATMRNTSIWREASRIVYEEGFRAFWKGNLVTIAHRLPYSSISFYAYERYKNLLQMLPGLEKNGGFGADVGVRLLGGGLSGITAASMTYPLDLVRTRLAAQTNTAYYRGISHALYAICRDEGVRGLYKGLGATLLGVGPSIAVSFSVYETLRSHWQVERPCDSPVLISLACGSLSGIASSTFTFPLDLVRRRMQLEGAAGRARVYQTGLFGTFGHIVRTEGFRGLYRGILPEYCKVVPGVGIVFMTYEMLKAILTGLESDD from the exons ATGCAGACGGAGGCGAGGGTGGGGATGGCCGCCGCCACGATGGACGGCAgcggcgccgccgcggccgccgcgcggAGGTACACGACGCAGCAACAGCAGGCGCAGGCGCAGCTGCAGCACCACCAGCCGCAGCTCGGGACTATGCCCCACCTCCTCGCCGGCGGCGTCGCCGGCGCAGTCAGCAAGACCTGCACCGCCCCGCTCGCACGCCTTACCATCCTCTTCCAG GTACAAGGAATGCACTCAGATGTGGCTACAATGCGCAATACTAGCATATGGCGTGAAGCATCCCGCATTGTCTATGAAGAAGGTTTTCGGGCTTTCTGGAAAGGGAACCTTGTTACCATTGCCCACCGATTGCCTTACTCTTCAATTAGTTTCTATGCCTATGAGAGATACAAGAAT TTGCTTCAGATGCTACCGGGTCTTGAGAAGAATGGTGGATTCGGTGCAGACGTTGGTGTTAGATTGCTAGGTGGTGGTTTATCAGGAATCACTGCAGCTTCGATGACGTATCCACTGGACTTGGTGCGAACACGTCTTGCTGCTCAG ACAAATACTGCCTACTACAGGGGCATATCTCATGCTCTTTATGCGATCTGTAGAGATGAGGGTGTCAGGGGATTGTACAAGGGTCTTGGTGCCACTTTACTG GGAGTGGGCCCCAGCATTGCAGTAAGCTTCTCTGTGTATGAAACTTTACGTTCCCATTGGCAAGTAGAGAG GCCATGTGATTCCCCTGTCCTGATCAGTTTGGCTTGTGGAAGTCTTTCAGGAATTGCATCGTCAACTT TTACATTCCCATTGGATCTTGTGAGACGTCGCATGCAATTGGAAGGAGCAGCCGGGAGGGCTCGTGTCTACCAGACAGGACTTTTTGGAACCTTCGGACATATTGTTCGCACGGAGGGTTTTAGAGGCCTGTATAGAGGAATCTTGCCCGAGTACTGCAAAGTGGTTCCTGGTGTTGGCATCGTATTTATGACATATGAGATGCTTAAGGCCATCCTCACAGGACTGGAATCTGATGATTAG